A portion of the Microbacterium hominis genome contains these proteins:
- a CDS encoding YciI family protein: MAQWLYRIVPSRPGMVIAPTPEEERIVGEHFRYLVSLRDAGVLILAGRTQEHPGTFGITIFDADDEQAARAVLDGDPAVAAGVFTATLHPYAVAVARDGLVG; this comes from the coding sequence ATGGCGCAGTGGCTCTATCGCATCGTCCCGTCGCGGCCCGGCATGGTGATCGCGCCGACTCCGGAGGAGGAGCGGATCGTCGGCGAGCACTTCCGGTACCTGGTGTCACTGCGTGACGCGGGAGTGCTGATCCTCGCCGGGCGCACCCAGGAGCATCCCGGCACTTTCGGCATCACGATCTTCGACGCCGACGACGAGCAGGCCGCGCGCGCCGTGCTCGACGGCGATCCCGCCGTCGCCGCCGGGGTGTTCACGGCCACCCTGCACCCGTACGCGGTCGCCGTCGCACGGGACGGACTCGTCGGCTGA
- the ligA gene encoding NAD-dependent DNA ligase LigA: MTDAALPAPISLDDARTEAAELTDRILDARDAYYGRNAELVDDATYDQWMQRLEQLERLHPELQGQDSPTQTVGAAESSMFAPVTHAERMLSLDNVFSDDELREWCAKTATAAGRTVRWLTELKIDGLAISLRYENGLLTSAATRGDGRVGEDVTVNALRVSGIPQRLEGTGHPAIVEVRGEVFIPVAAFERLNALQAELRDRAVEESRARGRSFDEAKARVSAERRFPSFANPRNAASGGLRQQLEKKDGLELEAGRARLDSLRLFVHGIGAWQSPPVAAQSEVYALLSEWGLPASPYFRTADDIDGVLGFVDHYGEHRHDVEHEIDGVVVKVDELALHAELGATSRAPRWAIAYKYPPEQVNTKLLDIVVSVGRTGRATPFAVMAPARVAGSVVRQATLHNQDVVRAKGVLIGDTVVLRKAGDVIPEVLGPVVELRDGSERAFVMPADCPECGSPLAPAKEGDIDLRCPNTRACPAQVRGRVEHIGSRGALDIEALGEVTAAALTQAEPPARAPLETEAGLFSLSLEDLVPISVIVRDADSGEIRVDDTTGEPVRRAPFQKLGPATYPPGTDDLDPAERRRAGVRKTHREVLPSEQAIKLIAELDKAKTKELWRLLVSLNIRHVGPVAARALAQWFGSLDAIRAAEREQLAEVEGVGAIIADSLLDWFDVDWHREIVDRWAAAGVQWTTPGHLGPGAATAAGGVLEGLTVVATGSLDGYTRDGAQEAIIRAGGKAASSVSKKTDFVAAGPGAGSKLAKAEELGIRILDAAQFHILVTDGPDALDS; encoded by the coding sequence GTGACCGACGCCGCGCTTCCTGCACCGATCAGCCTCGACGACGCGCGGACCGAAGCGGCGGAGCTGACCGATCGCATCCTCGACGCCCGTGACGCGTACTACGGGCGCAACGCGGAACTCGTCGACGACGCCACCTATGACCAGTGGATGCAGCGGCTCGAGCAGCTCGAGCGCCTGCATCCCGAGCTCCAGGGCCAGGATTCCCCGACGCAGACGGTCGGCGCCGCCGAGAGCTCGATGTTCGCCCCGGTCACGCACGCCGAGCGCATGCTCAGCCTCGACAACGTCTTCTCCGACGACGAGCTGCGGGAGTGGTGCGCGAAGACCGCCACGGCGGCCGGTCGCACCGTGCGCTGGCTGACCGAGCTCAAGATCGACGGTCTCGCCATCAGCCTGCGCTACGAGAACGGCCTGCTCACCTCGGCGGCCACGCGCGGAGACGGCCGGGTGGGGGAGGACGTCACCGTCAACGCCCTGCGCGTGTCCGGCATCCCGCAGCGGCTGGAGGGCACCGGCCATCCCGCGATCGTCGAGGTGCGCGGCGAGGTGTTCATCCCCGTCGCCGCGTTCGAGCGGCTCAACGCGCTGCAGGCGGAGCTGCGGGACCGCGCGGTGGAGGAGTCGCGCGCCCGGGGGAGGAGCTTCGACGAGGCCAAGGCCCGGGTCAGCGCCGAGCGCCGCTTCCCCTCCTTCGCCAACCCGCGCAACGCCGCGAGCGGCGGTCTGCGCCAGCAGCTGGAGAAGAAGGACGGCCTGGAGCTCGAGGCGGGCCGGGCGCGACTGGACTCCCTGCGGCTGTTCGTGCACGGGATCGGAGCGTGGCAGAGCCCGCCGGTCGCGGCGCAGAGCGAGGTGTATGCGCTTCTGAGCGAATGGGGGCTGCCCGCGAGCCCCTACTTCCGCACCGCCGACGACATCGACGGCGTGCTCGGGTTCGTCGACCACTACGGCGAGCACCGCCATGACGTGGAGCACGAGATCGACGGGGTCGTGGTCAAGGTTGACGAGCTCGCCCTGCACGCCGAGCTCGGTGCCACCAGCCGCGCGCCCCGGTGGGCGATCGCATACAAGTACCCGCCCGAGCAGGTCAACACCAAGCTGCTCGACATCGTCGTCTCGGTGGGGCGCACCGGCCGCGCGACGCCGTTCGCGGTCATGGCCCCCGCCCGCGTCGCCGGCAGCGTGGTGCGTCAGGCGACGCTCCACAACCAGGACGTCGTGCGCGCCAAGGGCGTGCTGATCGGCGACACGGTGGTCCTGCGCAAGGCCGGCGATGTCATCCCCGAGGTGCTGGGTCCGGTGGTGGAGCTCCGAGACGGAAGCGAGCGCGCCTTCGTCATGCCGGCCGACTGTCCCGAATGCGGGTCGCCCCTCGCCCCCGCGAAGGAGGGCGACATCGACCTGCGCTGCCCCAACACGCGGGCCTGCCCCGCACAGGTGCGCGGTCGTGTCGAGCACATCGGGTCGCGCGGCGCGCTCGACATCGAGGCCCTGGGCGAAGTCACGGCGGCGGCGCTCACGCAGGCAGAGCCGCCTGCACGCGCACCGCTGGAGACTGAGGCCGGTCTGTTCTCGCTCTCCCTCGAGGATCTCGTGCCGATCTCGGTGATCGTGCGCGACGCGGACAGCGGCGAGATCAGGGTGGATGACACCACCGGCGAGCCGGTGCGACGGGCACCCTTCCAGAAGCTCGGGCCCGCGACCTACCCTCCCGGCACCGATGATCTCGACCCCGCGGAGAGGCGCCGCGCGGGTGTGCGGAAGACTCATCGCGAGGTGCTCCCGTCCGAGCAGGCGATCAAGCTCATCGCCGAGCTCGACAAGGCGAAGACGAAGGAGCTGTGGCGGCTTCTCGTGTCCCTCAACATCCGCCATGTCGGCCCTGTGGCGGCGCGCGCGCTCGCCCAATGGTTCGGATCGCTCGACGCGATCCGCGCCGCCGAACGGGAGCAGCTCGCCGAGGTCGAGGGTGTCGGTGCGATCATCGCCGATTCGCTGCTCGACTGGTTCGATGTGGATTGGCACCGCGAGATCGTCGATCGCTGGGCAGCCGCGGGTGTGCAGTGGACGACTCCGGGTCACCTCGGCCCGGGGGCCGCGACAGCCGCCGGCGGCGTGCTCGAGGGTCTGACGGTCGTCGCGACCGGATCGCTCGACGGGTACACGCGAGACGGAGCGCAGGAGGCGATCATCCGCGCCGGCGGCAAGGCCGCCTCGAGCGTCTCCAAGAAGACCGACTTCGTCGCGGCCGGTCCCGGGGCCGGCTCCAAGCTCGCCAAGGCCGAGGAGCTCGGGATCCGCATCCTCGACGCGGCCCAGTTCCACATCCTGGTGACCGACGGCCCCGACGCCCTCGACTCCTGA
- the mnmA gene encoding tRNA 2-thiouridine(34) synthase MnmA encodes MRILAAMSGGVDSAVAAARAVEAGHDVVGVHLALSRAGGTLRTGSRGCCTIEDAMDARRAADRLGIPFYVWDFSERFRDDVIEDFVAEYRAGRTPNPCMRCNEKIKFAALLERALELGFDAVCTGHYATLVDGPEGLELHRASDAAKDQSYVLGVLTADQLAHTYFPLGSTPSKAVVRAEAAARGLSVAQKPDSHDICFIPDGDTKGWLAEKVGTATGEIVDRAGAVVGSHEGAHAFTVGQRRGLSLGVPAPDGKPRFVLEVRPVSNTVVVGPKEALATAQIAGERYSWAGRPQPDGVFDCHVQIRAHAEPVPAVATLADGVLSVRPESPFDGVAPGQTAVLYLGTRVLGQFTIDTTVSAAPVDA; translated from the coding sequence ATGCGGATCCTGGCGGCCATGAGCGGCGGCGTCGATTCCGCCGTGGCGGCAGCACGTGCCGTCGAGGCGGGACACGACGTCGTCGGAGTCCACCTCGCCCTCTCGCGCGCCGGAGGCACCCTGCGCACCGGCAGTCGCGGCTGCTGCACGATCGAGGATGCGATGGATGCCCGTCGGGCAGCCGATCGCCTGGGCATCCCCTTCTACGTGTGGGACTTCTCGGAGCGCTTCCGCGACGACGTCATCGAGGACTTCGTCGCGGAGTACCGTGCCGGGCGCACGCCCAACCCGTGCATGCGATGCAACGAGAAGATCAAGTTCGCGGCCCTTCTGGAGCGAGCGCTCGAGCTCGGCTTCGACGCGGTGTGCACCGGCCACTACGCGACGCTCGTGGACGGCCCCGAGGGCCTGGAGCTCCACCGTGCGTCGGATGCCGCGAAGGACCAGTCCTACGTCCTGGGAGTGCTCACCGCCGACCAGCTCGCGCACACCTACTTCCCGCTCGGCTCGACCCCGTCGAAGGCCGTGGTGCGCGCCGAGGCCGCCGCGCGCGGCCTCTCGGTGGCGCAGAAGCCCGACAGCCACGACATCTGCTTCATCCCCGACGGCGACACGAAGGGCTGGCTCGCCGAGAAGGTCGGCACGGCGACCGGTGAGATCGTCGACCGCGCCGGGGCGGTGGTGGGCTCCCACGAGGGCGCGCACGCCTTCACCGTCGGCCAGCGTCGCGGCCTCTCGCTCGGGGTTCCCGCACCCGACGGCAAGCCCCGCTTCGTGCTGGAGGTGCGGCCGGTCTCGAACACCGTCGTGGTCGGGCCGAAGGAGGCCCTGGCCACCGCGCAGATCGCGGGGGAGCGCTACTCGTGGGCCGGGCGGCCCCAGCCTGACGGCGTGTTCGACTGCCACGTGCAGATCCGTGCGCACGCCGAGCCGGTGCCGGCGGTCGCGACGCTCGCCGACGGCGTGCTGTCGGTGCGCCCCGAGAGCCCATTCGACGGCGTCGCGCCGGGACAGACCGCCGTGCTCTACCTCGGCACCCGCGTGCTCGGCCAGTTCACGATCGACACCACCGTGTCGGCTGCACCCGTCGACGCCTGA
- a CDS encoding cysteine desulfurase family protein — MVVYLDHAATTPLRAEAREAWLAAAALTGNASSIHGAGQAARRLLEESRERLAVVLGCDPIEVVLTSGGTESVNLALQGLWRAGGGDGPVVLPDGEHHATLDTVAALARDGAPVRAVRLDERGAIPVARFRAALEGAALATALAANNEVGTVNDVVGLAAAAADAGVALHVDAIAALGHIPVDVRRWRGDAVGGTGLVAVSVSGHKVGAPVGVGALVVSRAAEPRALLHGGGQQRGLRAGTQDVAGAAAFAAAAECAESEREAEDVRLRALARELVARVRAGVPDAVLLGDPDRRLPGNVHLLLPGAAGETLLFLLDQAGISVSTGSACQAGVPEPSHVVMALGRSEIEARQVLRVTLGRTSTAADVAAFAAALPAAVERARAASGPRSGGGS; from the coding sequence ATGGTCGTCTATCTCGATCACGCCGCCACGACGCCGTTGCGCGCCGAGGCGCGCGAGGCCTGGCTCGCCGCGGCGGCCCTGACGGGCAACGCGTCGTCGATCCACGGCGCGGGTCAGGCGGCGCGTCGGCTGCTCGAGGAGTCCCGTGAGCGCCTGGCCGTCGTTCTCGGCTGCGATCCGATCGAGGTCGTGCTGACCTCGGGCGGCACCGAATCGGTCAACCTCGCCCTCCAAGGGCTCTGGCGCGCGGGCGGCGGCGACGGACCGGTGGTGCTTCCCGACGGCGAGCACCACGCGACCCTCGACACCGTGGCCGCCCTCGCCCGCGACGGCGCCCCGGTGCGCGCGGTGCGGCTCGACGAGCGCGGGGCGATCCCGGTGGCCCGTTTCCGCGCGGCGCTGGAGGGCGCCGCGCTGGCCACGGCGCTCGCGGCCAACAACGAGGTGGGCACCGTCAACGACGTCGTGGGGCTCGCGGCGGCGGCCGCGGATGCCGGGGTCGCGCTGCACGTCGACGCGATCGCCGCGCTCGGGCACATCCCCGTGGACGTCCGCCGCTGGCGGGGCGACGCGGTCGGCGGCACCGGTCTGGTCGCCGTCAGCGTCTCCGGGCACAAGGTCGGCGCGCCGGTCGGAGTCGGCGCGCTGGTCGTCTCGCGTGCCGCCGAGCCCCGTGCCCTGCTGCACGGGGGAGGTCAGCAGCGGGGCCTGCGGGCCGGCACCCAGGATGTCGCGGGCGCGGCGGCCTTCGCCGCGGCCGCGGAGTGCGCCGAATCCGAGCGCGAGGCAGAGGACGTGCGGCTGCGCGCTCTCGCGCGCGAGCTCGTGGCGCGGGTGCGCGCCGGGGTTCCCGATGCCGTGCTGCTGGGCGATCCCGATCGGCGGCTCCCCGGCAACGTGCACCTGCTTCTCCCGGGCGCCGCGGGCGAGACGCTCCTGTTCCTGCTCGATCAGGCCGGGATCAGCGTGTCGACCGGATCGGCGTGCCAGGCGGGCGTGCCCGAGCCCTCCCACGTCGTCATGGCCTTGGGGCGAAGCGAGATCGAGGCGCGGCAGGTGCTGCGGGTCACCCTGGGGCGCACCTCCACGGCCGCCGACGTCGCGGCGTTCGCGGCGGCCCTTCCGGCCGCCGTGGAGCGTGCGCGCGCGGCATCCGGCCCCCGCTCAGGCGGCGGTTCGTAG
- a CDS encoding alpha-1,4-glucan--maltose-1-phosphate maltosyltransferase, producing MRDASEWESDRSTVAQRVPLAKPSPSVPWGAFVPKAYAGEVVPFRVTSFREGHDRIGVQLRLTAPSGDVSLHRLHALHDGFDQWETHVALLEEGIWRFRFESFGDDFGTWQHAAELKIAAGVDVPLMQEIGAQLLTRAGAERSRPVAQRRELSAAAVVLRDPATDPDAALAVVRDPSLTAAFAARPLTSLMTLGDPLEVLVERERAGVGAWYEFFPRSEGARRFKDGTIKSGTFRSAARRLPAVARMGFDVLYLPPIHPIGRINRKGRNNTLDPKPGDPGSPWAIGAAEGGHDTVHPDLGSLADFRAFVRAARAEGIEVALDLALQAAPDHPWVQAHPEWFTTLPDGSIAYAENPPKKYQDIYPVNFDNDPDGIRAEVLRIVRHWITQGVRIFRVDNPHTKPLQFWEWLIRTIRADHPDIVFLAEAFTRPAPLQSLASAGFQQSYTYFTWRNTKEQLEEFLRGLAHDTDDFVRPNLFVNTPDILTEYLQFGGRPAYVIRAAIAATAAPTYGVYAGYELFENVARPGSEENIDNEKYEYKFRDWQGAEARGDSLAPFLTRLNEIRREHPALRQLRNISIHWSDDDAILVYVKHLDAALSPSGRSDTIIVVVNTDPHSVRQTMVHLDTRVWGVDPGDTYEVEDLITGQSWTWSDHNFVMLDAFREPVHILHVKESR from the coding sequence GTGCGGGATGCGTCCGAGTGGGAGTCCGACCGCTCGACCGTCGCGCAGCGCGTCCCCCTCGCCAAGCCGTCGCCCTCGGTCCCGTGGGGCGCGTTCGTGCCGAAGGCGTACGCGGGCGAAGTCGTTCCGTTCCGGGTGACCTCGTTCCGCGAGGGGCACGACCGCATCGGCGTGCAGCTGAGACTGACTGCCCCTTCCGGCGACGTGTCGCTGCACCGCCTCCACGCCCTCCACGACGGATTCGACCAGTGGGAGACGCACGTGGCGCTCCTCGAAGAGGGCATCTGGCGGTTCCGCTTCGAGTCGTTCGGCGATGACTTCGGCACCTGGCAGCACGCCGCGGAGCTGAAGATCGCCGCGGGCGTCGATGTGCCGCTCATGCAGGAGATCGGTGCGCAGCTGCTCACCCGCGCGGGGGCCGAGCGCAGCCGTCCGGTCGCACAGCGCCGCGAGCTCTCCGCCGCCGCCGTCGTCCTGCGCGACCCCGCCACCGATCCGGACGCCGCCCTCGCCGTCGTGCGCGACCCGTCGCTCACCGCCGCGTTCGCCGCGCGGCCCCTGACCTCGCTCATGACCCTCGGCGACCCGCTCGAGGTGCTCGTCGAACGGGAGCGAGCCGGCGTCGGCGCGTGGTACGAGTTCTTCCCCCGCTCCGAGGGAGCCCGTCGGTTCAAGGACGGCACGATCAAGAGCGGCACCTTCCGCAGCGCGGCACGGCGTCTCCCTGCGGTCGCTCGCATGGGCTTCGACGTGCTGTATCTGCCCCCGATCCATCCGATCGGCCGCATCAACCGCAAGGGGCGCAACAACACGCTGGACCCGAAGCCCGGTGATCCCGGGTCGCCGTGGGCGATCGGCGCCGCCGAAGGCGGGCACGACACCGTGCACCCGGATCTCGGATCGCTGGCGGACTTCCGCGCATTCGTCCGCGCCGCCCGCGCAGAAGGCATCGAGGTCGCCCTGGACCTCGCCCTTCAAGCGGCCCCCGACCACCCCTGGGTGCAGGCGCACCCGGAGTGGTTCACCACGCTTCCCGACGGGTCCATCGCGTATGCGGAGAACCCGCCGAAGAAGTACCAGGACATCTATCCGGTCAACTTCGACAACGACCCGGACGGCATCCGGGCCGAGGTGCTGCGGATCGTCCGCCACTGGATCACGCAGGGCGTGCGCATCTTCCGCGTCGACAACCCGCACACCAAGCCGCTGCAATTCTGGGAGTGGCTGATCCGCACGATCCGCGCGGACCATCCCGACATCGTCTTCCTCGCGGAGGCCTTCACCCGCCCCGCACCGCTGCAGTCGCTCGCCTCGGCGGGGTTCCAGCAGAGCTACACGTACTTCACCTGGCGCAACACCAAGGAGCAGCTCGAGGAGTTCCTGCGCGGGCTGGCGCACGACACCGACGACTTCGTCCGCCCCAACCTCTTCGTCAACACCCCGGACATCCTCACCGAGTACCTCCAGTTCGGCGGACGGCCCGCGTACGTGATCCGCGCGGCCATCGCGGCCACCGCGGCGCCGACGTACGGGGTGTACGCGGGGTACGAACTGTTCGAGAACGTCGCCCGGCCCGGCTCGGAAGAGAACATCGACAACGAGAAGTACGAGTACAAGTTCCGCGACTGGCAGGGTGCCGAGGCCCGCGGAGACTCCCTCGCCCCCTTCCTCACGCGCCTGAACGAGATCCGCCGGGAGCACCCCGCCCTCCGGCAGCTGCGCAACATCAGCATCCACTGGAGCGACGACGACGCGATCCTCGTCTACGTGAAGCATCTCGACGCCGCTCTGTCGCCGTCGGGGCGCAGCGACACGATCATCGTCGTCGTCAACACCGACCCGCACTCGGTGCGCCAGACCATGGTCCACCTCGACACCCGGGTGTGGGGCGTCGACCCCGGCGACACGTACGAGGTGGAGGATCTGATCACGGGCCAGAGCTGGACCTGGTCCGATCACAACTTCGTCATGCTCGACGCCTTCCGCGAACCCGTCCACATCCTGCACGTGAAGGAGTCCCGATGA
- a CDS encoding long-chain-fatty-acid--CoA ligase translates to MTTYDPPRPWIASYADGVPADLEPVTGSLVDIVEASARDYPDAPALQFFGRTTSYRELNEQIERAAAGLRAQGVGPGDPVAIVLPNCPQHIVAFYAILRLGAVVIEHNPLYTPRELRKQFEDHGARHAIVWSKVVKTVQEFPADLAVSTLVSVDIIKAMPLGTRLALKLPIAKARDAREALHEPVRGTTPWEDIVRHDRLAASFPRPGTDDLALIQYTSGTTGNPKGASLTHRNLLSNAAQAQAWVPSIVRGDGCVVYAVLPMFHAYGLTLCLTFAMSMGARLVLFPRFDPDMVLEATKKHPATFLPLVPPIADRLLKAAEEKGVSIAGTAVAISGAMALPHELVVPFERASGGYLVEGYGLSECSPVLMANPVAENRVPGTVGLPLPGTECRVVDPDNPTVDVAPGERGELVVRGPQVFSGYYGKPEATEAVFADGWFRTGDIVTIDEGGFVRIVDRIKELIITGGFNVAPTEVENALRQHPSVDDAAVVGLPSEHSGEEVVAAIVVAPGAEVDVEAIRDFARGILTPYKVPRRVFVVDDLPKSLIGKVLRRQVRDTLLALTSGS, encoded by the coding sequence GTGACGACGTACGACCCGCCGCGCCCATGGATCGCCAGCTATGCCGACGGCGTTCCCGCCGACCTCGAGCCCGTGACCGGCTCCCTCGTCGACATCGTCGAGGCGTCCGCACGCGACTATCCCGACGCCCCCGCCCTGCAGTTCTTCGGGCGCACCACCTCCTACCGCGAGCTGAACGAGCAGATCGAGCGTGCCGCCGCGGGGCTGCGGGCCCAGGGCGTGGGCCCGGGAGACCCGGTCGCGATCGTGCTGCCGAACTGCCCGCAGCACATCGTCGCCTTCTACGCCATCCTGCGCCTGGGCGCGGTGGTCATCGAGCACAACCCGCTCTACACGCCTCGGGAGCTGCGCAAGCAGTTCGAGGATCACGGCGCGCGCCACGCGATCGTCTGGTCGAAGGTGGTGAAGACCGTGCAGGAATTCCCCGCCGATCTCGCCGTGTCGACCCTGGTGTCGGTGGACATCATCAAGGCGATGCCGCTGGGCACCCGACTCGCACTGAAGCTTCCGATCGCGAAGGCCCGCGACGCGCGCGAGGCCCTCCACGAACCGGTGCGCGGAACGACGCCGTGGGAGGACATCGTCCGCCATGACCGGCTCGCCGCCTCCTTCCCGCGCCCGGGGACCGACGATCTCGCGCTCATCCAGTACACGAGCGGGACGACGGGCAACCCCAAGGGCGCATCGCTGACCCACCGGAACCTCCTGTCGAATGCGGCGCAGGCCCAGGCCTGGGTGCCCTCCATCGTGCGCGGCGACGGCTGCGTGGTGTACGCCGTGCTCCCGATGTTCCACGCGTACGGGCTGACCCTCTGCCTCACCTTCGCGATGTCGATGGGAGCGCGCCTGGTGCTGTTCCCGCGGTTCGATCCCGACATGGTGCTGGAGGCGACCAAGAAGCACCCGGCGACGTTCCTGCCTCTCGTGCCGCCCATCGCCGATCGCCTGCTGAAGGCCGCCGAGGAGAAGGGCGTGTCGATCGCGGGCACCGCGGTCGCCATCTCGGGGGCCATGGCGCTGCCGCATGAACTGGTCGTGCCGTTCGAGCGCGCCTCCGGCGGGTATCTCGTCGAGGGGTACGGGCTCAGCGAGTGCTCGCCGGTGCTCATGGCCAACCCCGTCGCCGAGAACCGGGTGCCCGGTACGGTCGGCCTCCCCCTGCCGGGAACGGAGTGCCGGGTGGTCGACCCCGACAACCCCACCGTCGACGTCGCCCCGGGTGAGCGCGGCGAGCTCGTCGTGCGCGGTCCGCAGGTCTTCAGCGGGTACTACGGCAAACCCGAGGCCACCGAGGCCGTCTTCGCCGACGGCTGGTTCCGCACGGGCGACATCGTGACCATCGACGAGGGCGGCTTCGTGCGCATCGTCGACCGCATCAAGGAGCTCATCATCACCGGCGGCTTCAACGTCGCCCCGACCGAGGTCGAGAACGCACTGCGCCAGCATCCCTCGGTCGACGACGCCGCAGTGGTGGGCCTTCCGAGCGAGCACTCCGGCGAAGAGGTCGTCGCCGCGATCGTCGTCGCGCCCGGCGCCGAGGTCGATGTGGAGGCCATCCGCGACTTCGCCCGCGGCATCCTCACTCCGTACAAGGTGCCGCGACGCGTGTTCGTCGTCGATGATCTGCCGAAGTCCCTCATCGGCAAGGTGCTGCGCCGACAGGTGCGCGACACGCTGCTCGCGCTCACCTCGGGAAGCTGA
- the glgX gene encoding glycogen debranching protein GlgX, giving the protein MLSPDPSARIAPPGLLSSDLDDLGVTLGPDGGTLRVWSGAASTVELVVFDRTDLDWITETIALEPVGGDVWSVTTPRLKPGARYAVRVDGPTGAGNTFNGGTLLVEPYSKGLVSGGYGDWRSVVVNRTFDWGDVRKPAVPLDRTVIYEGHVKGLSKRHPAVPPALHGTYAGLAHPAMIEHFLDLGITSIELLPVHAFVTEPRLLQHGLSNYWGYNTLNFFTPHAAYATDQARAEGPDAVLREFKGMVKLLHQAGLEVILDVVYNHTAEEAIGGPRSSLRGIDNAAYYRQQPDGAYIDVTGCGNSVNTSVDAAARLVLDSMRYWAEEMQIDGFRLDLAATLGRDAAHHFTPDHPLLRAIIDDPLLAGVKKIAEPWDVGMGGWQTGNFGDGWMEWNDRYRDRVRNFWLSDVDYARRASTAPVGVGGLATRLAGSSNTFSPERGPLASVNFVTAHDGFTLHDLVAYDVKHNLGNGEQNRDGADTNRSFNHGAEGRTDDPGILATRRKAMRNLLGTLLLSAGVPMLTAGDEFGRTQRGNNNAYCHDSPLTWLSWDHAPWQDDLRAHVRRLLEVRRENPALRPIRFARLDEHTPSASVMDWYDERGETMSGERWTSPAHRTLQYVATSTPENEEFNRILLIVHGSEHPVEASLPRIDGVTRFVSLWTSFDERPAGEGRAFAPGEVVPLPGTGMHLFRAE; this is encoded by the coding sequence ATGCTCAGCCCGGATCCTTCCGCGCGGATCGCCCCGCCGGGACTCCTCAGCTCCGACCTCGACGATCTGGGAGTCACGCTCGGCCCCGACGGCGGCACCCTGCGGGTCTGGTCGGGCGCGGCATCCACGGTCGAGCTGGTCGTCTTCGATCGCACCGACCTCGACTGGATCACCGAGACCATCGCCCTCGAACCGGTCGGGGGCGACGTCTGGAGCGTGACGACGCCGCGTCTGAAGCCGGGCGCGCGCTACGCCGTGCGGGTGGACGGACCGACGGGCGCCGGGAACACCTTCAACGGCGGCACGCTGCTGGTCGAGCCGTACTCGAAGGGGCTCGTCAGCGGCGGCTACGGCGATTGGCGCTCGGTCGTGGTGAACCGGACCTTCGACTGGGGCGACGTGCGCAAGCCGGCCGTCCCCCTCGATCGCACGGTGATCTACGAGGGGCACGTGAAGGGTCTGTCCAAGCGCCACCCGGCGGTGCCGCCCGCGCTGCACGGCACGTACGCCGGGCTCGCCCACCCGGCGATGATCGAGCACTTCCTCGACCTGGGGATCACGAGCATCGAGCTGCTGCCCGTGCACGCGTTCGTCACCGAGCCGCGGCTGCTCCAGCACGGGCTCTCGAACTACTGGGGCTACAACACCCTCAACTTCTTCACCCCCCACGCGGCCTACGCGACCGACCAGGCGCGCGCGGAAGGCCCCGATGCCGTGCTGCGCGAGTTCAAGGGGATGGTCAAGCTCCTCCACCAGGCGGGACTCGAGGTCATCCTCGACGTCGTCTACAACCACACCGCCGAGGAGGCCATCGGCGGGCCACGGTCGAGCCTGCGCGGCATCGACAACGCGGCCTACTACCGTCAGCAGCCCGACGGCGCGTACATCGACGTCACCGGGTGCGGCAACTCCGTGAACACCTCGGTGGATGCCGCGGCGCGGCTGGTGCTCGACTCGATGAGGTACTGGGCCGAGGAGATGCAGATAGACGGCTTCCGCCTCGACCTTGCCGCCACGCTCGGTCGCGACGCCGCCCACCACTTCACCCCCGACCATCCGCTGCTGCGCGCGATCATCGACGATCCGCTGCTGGCGGGGGTCAAGAAGATCGCCGAGCCCTGGGACGTCGGCATGGGCGGGTGGCAGACCGGCAACTTCGGCGACGGCTGGATGGAGTGGAACGACCGCTACCGCGACCGCGTGCGCAATTTCTGGCTCTCCGACGTCGATTACGCGCGCCGCGCCTCGACCGCCCCGGTCGGCGTCGGAGGCCTCGCGACGCGGCTGGCGGGCTCGTCGAACACGTTCAGCCCCGAGCGCGGGCCACTGGCGAGCGTGAACTTCGTGACGGCGCACGACGGGTTCACCCTGCACGATCTGGTCGCCTACGACGTCAAGCACAATCTCGGCAACGGCGAGCAGAACCGCGACGGCGCCGACACGAACCGCTCGTTCAATCACGGCGCCGAGGGGCGCACCGACGACCCCGGCATTCTCGCCACCCGACGCAAGGCGATGCGCAATCTTCTGGGCACCCTCCTGCTGTCGGCCGGGGTGCCCATGCTGACCGCGGGCGACGAGTTCGGCCGCACGCAGCGCGGCAACAACAACGCGTACTGCCACGATTCGCCGCTGACCTGGCTGTCGTGGGATCACGCTCCCTGGCAGGACGATCTGCGCGCGCACGTGCGGCGGCTGCTGGAGGTCCGACGGGAGAATCCGGCTCTGCGCCCCATCCGCTTCGCCCGGCTCGACGAGCACACGCCGTCGGCGTCGGTGATGGACTGGTACGACGAGCGCGGCGAGACGATGTCCGGCGAGCGCTGGACCAGTCCCGCCCACCGCACGCTCCAGTACGTGGCCACCTCTACGCCCGAGAACGAGGAGTTCAACCGGATTCTGCTCATCGTCCACGGATCCGAGCATCCCGTCGAGGCGTCGCTGCCGAGGATCGATGGTGTGACGCGCTTCGTGTCGCTGTGGACGAGCTTCGACGAGCGTCCTGCCGGCGAAGGCCGCGCCTTCGCGCCCGGAGAGGTCGTGCCTCTGCCCGGCACGGGGATGCATCTGTTCCGTGCCGAGTGA